In Verrucomicrobiota bacterium, the genomic window TCTGGAAGCACACAGGGTGCGGATACCATGCGCCCGTCGGTCCTTTGGCTAGAGGATCGGGATGTGGACCATGGGGCGCTTGGGGACGGTGGAGGCGAGAAGGGTGAGGCCTTGGACACCCACGTTGATGGGGAGGGCGACGCGGGGATCGGAAGCGATCGTGCGCCAAGCGCGCCCCATGCCGGGCGACCAGGCGGTGTCGTCGAAAAGGAGCACGGCCGGGTCGGCACAGTGCGGGATGATCTGCTCGAAGTAACGGACGGTGGCTTTCTCGTCGTGGTGGCCGTCGATGAAGGCGAAGTCGATGGGGGCATATCGGCGCAGGACATCGTCGAGCGTGTCCTGGAATCGCCCCGGGACGACGGTGACGCTGTTCAGGCCGAGCCGATCGAGGTTTTCTCGGGCGACTGCGACCAGGACCGGCGCGCCCTCGAGCGTAACAAGGCGCCCGCCGCCGTTGACATCGAGCGCGGCCGCCTGATAGGCGGCCGAGATGCCCAACGAGGTGCCCAACTCGAGGCAGGTCGAAGGCTTGACAGCACGGACGAGCCGGAAGAGAAGGCGCGCTCGCGCCGGCGTGACGCTGGCGAGCCGGCACGTCTCGCCGACGGTTCGCGTCTTGATCGCACCCGCCGGTTCGTCCTCGATGTGATCGGCTTCCTCGGGAGAACGGGACCCGTAGTCGCCTACCTCCATTCCCCGCGTCGAGGCGGCAAGCTCGGCCCGCAGCGTCTCAATCCGTTTGAACCACTCTGCCTCCTGGGGGGCGAGGTCTCCACCCAGCAGTTGCCTGAACGCATCGCCGAGCCTCTGGATGAAGGGACTCTGATCACGACGCAGACGCGACACCTGAGTCTGGATTCTCCGCCTGGTCAGCGCCTGCCCCAGCCAACGGCCGGGCATGTGGAGGAGATCGGTCAGTCGCGACATGTGGATCCTCGATGTAGGGGTGTCCAGACAGGCAATCCCTAGCGCATTTCGCCCAGAGCCTACCGACGGTGGAGACGGGAGTCAAGCCGCATCCGGCGAGACAGGGGGTGGTTGCAGGTGGCACCGCGTCGTCGTACAATCGAAGATGAGGAATGGCAGACGGTGGATAGCGCGAAAGAACTGAGGAAGCGGTTGGCGGCGCTGAACCGCGCGCCGCTGCGCCCTGAGGAAGCGGCGGCGACGGCAAAAGAGATCATCAAGGACGAAATCAAGCGGCGGTCGAAGGCATCGGTGCGCCAGGAGGCAGGCGCGAAGAAGGCGTCCAAGACATCGGCAAAGAAGCCGGCGATCAGGATTGGGGCACGGAAAGCGCCGTCGACGAAGAAGCCGGTTGGCGGACCGCCGTCTGCTCAGCCGATTATTTACCGGCGCGATGTGCCGGACGCGGTGGTCACGCCGGTGAGGCCGCGCGTGGTGGCGGGCACGCCGGTGGAGTTGGAGAAGGCGGTGCGGGGCGTGGTGGCGGCACCCGTGCACGGCGGGACAGCGTACGTGACCTCGGCCGGCGTGCTGACGCGCGAGGGCAAGCCGAGTCCGCTCAACGCGGCGTACCGCGACGCGCTCGAATGCCGCGACACCGGCGTACGCACGTGGATCGCGGACCTGTGCGAGCTCGATGAGGTGCGACCGGCCGATGTGATCTTCTTTGACCTCGAAACGACGGGGCTCACGAGCACGCCGCTGTTCCTCATCGGGGCGATGAGCTGGGAGAACGACGGGCTGGCCGTGCGGCAGTTCTTTGCGCGCGACTACTCGGAGGAAGCGGCGATAATCGCGCTGTTTCTCGAGTGGGCGGCATCGAAGCGGCTACTCGTATCGTTCAACGGCAAGTCGTTCGACCTGCCGTACGTGCGCGTTCGTGCGGCGGCCAACGGCGTGCCGTTCGCGCTCGACCTACCGCATCTCGACCTGCTCCACGTCGCGCGGCGCATCTGGAAGTACTCGCTGCCCAACTGCCGCCTGCAGACGCTCGAGGTGCACGTCTGCGGCCGGGTGAGGCACGGCGACATCCCGAGCTGGGAGATCCCTGAGGCCTATCATGCCTACGTGCGCACGTCGAACGCGGTTGAGATGGTCGAGGTGTTGCGCCACAACTTGAGCGATCTCGTGACGCTGGCCGACCTCATGGTGCGTCTCCCCCACCCGCCGGATCCAGGCTAGGCGCCGATGGACCACGTCATCGATTTCTTCGTCGAGAACTCCCCCGCGGTCACGACCGCGGTGCTTTGGGGACCGCCAAGCCTGCTGTGGGCGGGTCTCTGTTTGTGGTTCGCGGGATGGCTCAGACGGCGCTACCAGCTGAAGACCGGCTACACGCGCAAGGTGTTTCACTTCCTGATCTTCTTCACCGTCGCGGGCATCCACATGGCGGCTGGCTCGCGGTTCGTGTGTCTTTTCGGCGTGGCGACGTCGCTCGTTGTGTTCTACGCCGTCGCTCGCGGCCGGGGCCACATCCTCTACGAAGCGATAGCGCGCGAGAAGGACGAGCCGCACCGGACCCATTACATCCTCGTCCCCTACTTCACAACACTCGTCGGAGGCCTCGCGGGCAACATCCTGTTCGGGCCGGCGGCCGTGGCTGGGTACCTCGTCGCCGGTTGCGGTGATGCTATCGGCGAGCCGGTCGGCACCCGTTTCGGCAAGCACACGTATCCCGTGCCCGCGCTGCGTGGCGTGCGCGCCGTTAGGAGCTACGAGGGCTCAGCCGCGGTATTCGTCGCATCAACGCTGGCTGTTCTCACCGCCGTTACCCTTCTCCCTGGCCTTGAGCTCCATCTGTGGGCTCTCGCGGCAATCCCGCTTGTGGGACTTGCATGCGCGGTCGCCGAGGCCGTCTCGCCGCACGGCTGGGACAATGCTACAATGCAGCTCGTTCCAGCATTGCTCGTGTACCTGATCTGGTAGTGGCCGCAGATCGTGACGACTCATGGACGTTGACGCATTTCTCGACGAGGTCCGGTCATCGCCCGAATACGCCGGGCAGATCGCCTACGTGCGCGAGATTGTGGCGCGGCCAGCCGAGTACGGCGAGACACGCCAGCCGCTTCACCCGCGCGTCCGCCGCATGCTCGAGCAACGCGGCATCGAGCGGCTTTACAGCCACCAGGCGCAGGCCGTCGACCTCGTGCGCGCGGGCGGAGACGTGCTCGTCGTCACGGGCACGGCGTCGGGCAAGACGCTGTGCTACGTGCTGCCCGTACTCGAGATGCTGCTCGACACGCCGGACGCACGCGCGCTCATGGTCTTCCCGACGAAGGCCCTTTGCCAGGACCAGTTCAAGGGGCTTTCCAGTTCGCTCGAGGGTGCCGGGGCCAGCAACGTGTCTGCGGGTGTCTACGACGGCGACACGCCGGGCGCGCTGCGGCGCAAGCTGCGAGACAAGGCGTCCATCATCCTGACGAATCCCGAGATGCTCCACGCCGGGCTCATGGCACAGCACGCGCGGTGGGCGGAGTTCCTGTCGCGGCTGCGCTTTCTCGTGCTCGACGAGCTGCACGTCTACAGCGGCATCTTCGGTTCCAACATGTCGAACGTGCTGCGGCGCTTCCAGCGGCTGTGCGCGCACTATGGCTCGGCGCCGCAGATCGTCGCGTGCTCGGCCACGATCGGCAATCCGAAGGAGCTCGCAGAGGCGCTGACGGGCCGTGCATTCGACGTGGTCGATGCCGACGGCAGCCCGCGCGGCAAGCGGACGTACGTGTTCTGGAACCCACCGCGTATCCGCGCCACGGACTGGCGCTCGCGGCGCAGCGCGAACGTCGAGGCGCACGAGGTCATGGCCCGCCTCATCGAGCACGGCGTGCCGACGATCACGTTCTCGAAGGCCAAGATGACGGCCGAGATGATTCATCGCTACGTGAGCGAGACGCTGCGCGAGGAGGCGCCGCACCTCGCGGGCAAGGTGACGGCCTATCGCGGCGGCTATCTGCCCGAGGAGCGGCGCGAGATCGAGCGGCGGCTGTTCGACGGCGAGCTGCTCGGCGTGAGCACGACGCGTGCGCTCGAGCTGGGCATCGATGTCGGCGCGCTCGAGGCGAGCATCATCGTCGGCTATCCCGGCACGCTCGCGAGCTTCTTCCAGCAGGCGGGCCGCGCGGGCCGGCGAGACGCCGACGCGCTCGTCGTGCTCGTTGGGCTCGACACGACCGTGAACCAATACGTCATGAGCCATCCGGACTACCTGTTCGGCCGCTTGATCGAGCAGGCGGTGATCGACCCCGACAATCCGTACGTCGTGCTCAATCACCTGCGCTGCGCGACGCACGAGCTGCCGCTGCTTGACGAGCGGTCGGACGCGTTCGGCCCGCACGCGGGCACCGTGCTCGGCATCCTCGAGGGGAATGGCAAGGTCAAACGCATCGGCGAGGCATGGTATCACGCCGCATCGGAGACACCGCAGCATGAGGTGTCGCTACGCACGTACTCGGACGCGAACGTCTTGATCGAAGACGTTGACACGGGCGGCGTGCTTGGGCAGGTCGACAAGTACGACGCGCCGCCGATTCTGCATCCCGAGGCGATCTACATGCACCGCGGCGAGACGTACCGCGTCCTCGAGCTCGACCTGGAGCGCAACATCGCACGCGTCAAGCGAGAGGAGGTCGATTACTACACCCAGGCCATCGGCGGCACCGATGTGCACCACGTCGACCACTGTTTGCGCTCGAAACCGTTCGGCACGGGCACGGCGTCGTGGGGCGAGGTGACCGCCTACTTCCGCAGCGAGTTGTACGAGAAGATCCACTTCTACTCGCTCGACGCGATCTCTCAGCACGGGCTGAGCTTGCCGACGTTCGCTCTCGACACGATGGCGCTGTGGCTCGTTCCGCCCGAGCCGCTCATGGAGCAGGTGCGCGCCGCGGGGCTTGACGTGCACAGCGGACTGCGCGGTATCGGCTACGCAACGCGCATGCTGCTGCCGCTTTTCATGACGTGCGATACGCTCGACTTCTCGCACTCGATCGGCGCGGTCAACGCGCCGTGGAACGCGATCTTTGTCTACGAGCGCACTCCGCTCGGACTCGGCTTCACTGAGAAGGCCTACGACCGGCTTCACAGCATCATGCCCGCCGTGCTCGATACGGTCGTCCACTGCCCGTGCGAGGACGGCTGCCCGTGCTGCGTCGGCAAGCCGTTGCGGCAGTACACCACGTGGAACGTCGAGCGCGGCGAGGCATCCGTGCCGTCAAAGCAGTCGTCGCTCCTCATTCTTAAGGGGTTGCTCCACGACGGTTCGAATCTGGACCGGCCGGACACGTGCGCGTTGACCGACTCAGACGCGGGCGAACGCGTGAAGCTCGAACAGGCGCTCAAGCGTCGGCTCGAGCGGATGCGCGAGCCGACGGTCTTTCACCCGATCGAGCCGAAGGTGCCGACGGCGTTCCCCAAGCCGGAGGATGAGACGACGCTCAGTCAGACCGACGCGGCTCGTCGGGCCGAACGCCGCCGCTCGTTCGCCAAGGAGCTGCGCAAGCGGACGGCGAAGCACATTCCGACGGACAAGCTCTCGCCGCATGCGAGCGCCGCTCCTTTGCCGCCGCGCATGAGGCTGAGAAGCGCCAAGCCGCCGTCGCACTTCCCGGGCGGGCCTGAGGTGCGCGAGGAGAAGGCGGCCGCCGACAGCACACCCGCCGAGCCGATCAAGGCAGGCGACGCAATCGCCGCCAGGGCACGCCGTCTCAAGCGGCGGAAGCCGGAACACTGAGATCCCCGGCGCTACAATCTGTTGGCGCCTCGCGGGTCGATGAGGACGTCATCGAGGTTGGCGTCGCAGCCAAGCTCGCGCAGGAAGCGGAGCGCGGGCGCAAGCTCGCCGATCTGTGCAAGACTGTGCGCGTCGCTGCCGAGCACGAACTTGACGCCGGCGTCGAGACACATGCGGAAGAAACGGTGCGGCGGCGTGTTCCCTTGGCAGTTGATCTCGGCGGCAACGCCATGTTCGCGCAGCAGGTCGACTGCGGGCGAAAACAGCCGCTCGGGCGTCTCGACCTTCGCACGGTGGAAGATTCGGAACGGATGCGCGAGCGCCTGAATGCCGGACGCGGCAAAGCGCTGCAGCATGGAGAGAAACTCGTCCGCCATGCGTCCGGCATCGGGCGCCGGTTGTTTGAGCTCAGGCAGGGTGTGCATGGCGCCCAAGAGGAAACCTGCGTGCGGCCGGTCGGCCTCACGAAGCAGCGGCCGTCCCCCATTGTCACAGTCAACCTCGAAGCCGATGTGCGCCGCGTCGAGGTGCAAACGCGTCGCGGTCAAGAACTCGGGGACGCGTGATTCCTCGTCGCGGGCGCTCTCGATACCGTCGCGACACCACGCGCCTCTCGCGCAGTCGCTTCTCGCAAAATAGAGACCGTGCGTGTGCTCGGCGATCCCGACGCCAGCCAGCCCGAAATCGGTGGCAAGCGCGGGGATGCGGTCCGCCACGATGTCGTCGGCGCAGTAGGCGAACTGCGTATGGACATGGCAGTCGATCAGGCCGAGGCGTTCGGCCATCTTGAGCTCGTGGCGCGTCACGCGCACGTCCTTCCCGTCGATCTCGACCTCGAGGAACGGGAACGGCGGCTCGCAGAGCGCGGGCGCTGTAAGGAACTGCATGCCCTGACGCTCGACGAGATCGAGGCCCTCGTGCCAGTGCCCGCCGACGGCGAGCAGGGCGCCGACCTCGCGCATCGTGGCGATCACCTCATCGGCGTTGACGAGGTTGACCGGACAGGCGGTCGTGCCCGGCGGGAAGAGAGGCACATGCTGGAACAGCACCGATGGCCCCGAGTACTTGTGGTGCCCCCCGCGCATGCGCTGCAGATCGCGCGGCGTGCGGCGTGCGTTGTAGTCCGGCTCTTCGGGATCGACGAAGGCGATATAGCGGGCGCCTTTCACATCGACGATATCGGCCGGCCGCCGGAAGATGCGGTAGAAGGCGTACGGATCGAGGTCGTGGTTGCCGGGGATGGCAAGGTACGGGCAGTCCAGCGTGTCGACAATGGCGCGGACCTGCTCGGTGCGCTCGACGGCGTCGGCCGCTGCGCCGTCGTCGATGAGGTCGCCGGCCAGAAGCACGATGTCGGGCTTGATAAGCTGGTTGATACGCCCCACGGCACGCCGGAGCAGCAGCGCGCCGATATCGCCGCGTCGAGGACGATCGGTCTCGCGCGTGGTCACGTGCGGGTCGGCTATGACGACGAAGCGTTGACGCATAGAATCCTCCGCGGCGTTCTCGCCGGGGCGCGCCGGGCACGCGAGCGTGTGCCGACACCATGCAGGCTGCGGCCGCCCAGCCGTCGAACGCAGGGGCTTATACACTGGATCTGCGCATGGTTCAAGGACGGAGGGCGGCCGTCGAGGTTCGACGCCTTGCCGAACCTTTGTACAGGCCCGGCGGTCTGGGGTAGAATGGCCGCATGGAGGCCAGGACTTTTCTCGAACGCGTGCGGCGCCTCAACTTCTACTCGGACCAGGTGGCGCACGTCAAACTGCTGCCCGAGCGCCCCGCCGTGTACGGGGCGCTGCGCGATGGACTTGCGCCTGCCGTCGAGGCAGCGTTGCGGCGCCAGGGCATCGGCCTGCTCTATCGCCACCAGGCCGATGCGATCGAGCACCTGCGCGCCGGGCGCAACGTGGTGGTCGTCACCGGCACGGCGAGCGGCAAGACGCTCTGCTACCTCGTGCCCGTCGTCGAGCGGCTCATCGCCGAACCATCGGCGACGATGCTGTTCATCTATCCGACCAAGGCGCTTGCGCAAGACCAGCTCCGCGGGCTCGGCGCGTTCCAGCGCCCCGAGGAGCAGCGCGCCTTCCTCGCCGGAACATACGACGGCGACACGCCGTCCACGCTGCGGCGCAAGCTGCGCGATGCCGGCAACGTGATTCTCACCAATCCCGACATGCTCCACCAAGGCATCCTGCCGCATCACGCCCGGTGGAACCGCTTCTTCACGCATCTGCGCACCATCGTCATCGACGAGGTGCACGCCTATCGCGGCGTGTTCGGGTCGCACCTGGCCAACGTGCTGCGTCGGCTGCGACGCATCTGCCGCCACTACGGCTCGACGCCGCAGTTCGTCTGCTGCTCGGCCACCATCGGCAACCCGCAGGCGCACGCCGAGCGCATCGTGGGCGAGCCGATGACGCTCGTGGCCAACGACGGCTCGCCGCGCGGGCCGAAACACTTCGTGCTCTGGAACCCGCCGCCGATCGAGACCGCAGCACGGGGGCAGTCAGAAAGCTGGCGCGTCGGCGGCGACCGCCGCAGCCCGCTCTGGGAAGCCGTGCACCTCATGACCGCGCTCGTAAAAGAGGGCGTGCAGACCATCGCCTTTGTGCGCACGCGGCTCGCCGCCGAGATCCTGTTCAAGAATGCACGCGACCTGCTGCGGCCCGTGTCGAAAAAGCTTTCCGAATCGATTCATGCCTATCGCGGCGGCTATCTGCCCGAGGAGCGTCGCAAGATCGAGCACAAGCTCGTGAGCAAGGAGATCCTCGGCGTGGCGAGCACGAACGCGCTCGAGCTCGGCATCGACATCGGCACGCTGGACGCCTGCATCATGGTCGGCTACCCGGGCACGATCGCCAGCCTGTGGCAGCAGACTGGGCGCGCGGGGCGCGGGCTCGAGGACGCGGTGACGTTTCTCGTCGGCCAGAACTCGCCCATCGACCAGTACCTCATGACGCATTCCGACTACCTCTTTGCGCAGAACCCGGAGCAGGCGGTTGTCGATCCGGACAACCCGCACATCGTCATCGGCCACATTAAGTGCGCCATGTTCGAGCTGCCGCTCAGCGACGCGGATGCGGCGCTCTTCGGCCCGTACACCGGCGTCGTGCTCGAGCTGCTCGAGGAAGACGAGGCCGCGCGCCACATTGACGGGCACTGGTACTGGGCGCGCTCGGAGTACCCGGCCGCCGACGTACACCTGCGCAACATCGCCGGGCCGGTTTACACCATTCAGGATGAAAGCGAGGGCGAGCGCGTGATCGGCACGATGGATGAGATCAGCGCGCTCTCGCAGCTCCACGATCACGCCGTCTACCTCCACGCAGCCGAGACGTACTTCGTCAACCAGCTCGACCTCGAACAGAAGATCGTCCGCGTCGAGAAACGCGACCTCGACTACTACACGCAGTCCGTGCAGGTCTCGCAGATCCGAATCGACGAGGTCGAGGAGGAGACCGCCTGGCGGGGCGCCGCGCTCGGCTTCGGCGATGTGACCGTGACGACGACGATCCCGATGTTCAAGAAGATCCGGTTCCACTCGCGCGACAGCCTTGGATTCGAGCGGCTCGAGCTGCCGCCGCAGGAGTTGGAAACCGTAGCCATGTGGTTCAGCCCGCCTGAGTCCGTCGTCGAGCTGCTGAAGTCGCAAGACCTGCTCGTCGGTGAGGCACTCATCGGCATCGCCAACGTGCTCGTCGAGGTGGCGCCCATCTACGTCATGTGCGACACGCGCGACATCGGCACGGTGGTCGATGCAAGCTGCCTGGGCCGCGACGCGTTGTTCCTGCACGACCGCTATCCGGGCGGAATGGGTTACGCGCGCCGCTGTCTCGACGCGATCGACGACCTGATGCGAACCATCCTCACCGTCATCCGCGAGTGCGGCTGTGAGGACGGCTGCCCCTCATGCGTCGGCGCCGCCGTGCCGCCGTTTGCCATGACCGACCTCGACTCCGCCGTCCGCGGCCGCATCCCCAACAAGGAAGCCGCCCGCGTTCTGCTCGAAGCGCTGCTGGAGCAGTAGCCAGGCCGTTGCGGGCAAGGCAGTGCATCTTGACCCGGGGGCGCACCCAGTGTATAGTATGTAGAGGGTGTGCAGCGCTCGGGGGCTCTGCGCGCCGGCAATGTTCCCTGCCAGTGTGTGTGTGCGGACTCGGAGGCAAAGTCATGCGTCGGGTGCACACCAGGACCGGGGTGTTCGGTAGCCTCGGGCCGAGACCGGCTGCACAATGCGCAGGGAGTGGAGGAAAGGATTGGTGATGGAGCGGATTGCTGTGCTGCGCTGTGGAATCGTGTCTTTCATCGCATCGTGCGTCTGTGCCGGGATGATCTTCGGCGCCCCAAGCGCACATGCGACCGACCCGACTGACCTCGATGTGCCACTCATCGAGCGGACACCGCGCTATGACTACGACGCGACGAAGAATGACCCCGCGCCGGGCGACACGGTCACGTTTCACGGCCACGTCAAGCTCTGGGGTACCTCGGGGCTATCGTCCGTCGCCTACCGGTGGGAACTCGACGGGGAGGAGCTGAGCAGCGGCACGATGACCAACTTGGCTGCCGGCGAGGAGCGCGTGCTGACCCAGACCTGGACGTGGCAGAGTGACCGGCACACGGTCAAGCTGATCGTCGATCCAGCCAATGCGATCGCCGAACGCAGCGAGACGAACAACTCGGTCGAGGACTACACCGACGGGATCATTGTCGGGTTCTGGGTCGAGCAATCGGTTTACGACTACTTCCACCAGTATCAGAACGAGCTGGGTGACGGGGCCAACTCGTGGCAGGACTGGGCGCAGCGCCAGATCAGGAAATGGAACTCGATGTGCCCGGTGGCGGTCTGGGACATCTCGCC contains:
- a CDS encoding metallophosphoesterase, whose product is MRQRFVVIADPHVTTRETDRPRRGDIGALLLRRAVGRINQLIKPDIVLLAGDLIDDGAAADAVERTEQVRAIVDTLDCPYLAIPGNHDLDPYAFYRIFRRPADIVDVKGARYIAFVDPEEPDYNARRTPRDLQRMRGGHHKYSGPSVLFQHVPLFPPGTTACPVNLVNADEVIATMREVGALLAVGGHWHEGLDLVERQGMQFLTAPALCEPPFPFLEVEIDGKDVRVTRHELKMAERLGLIDCHVHTQFAYCADDIVADRIPALATDFGLAGVGIAEHTHGLYFARSDCARGAWCRDGIESARDEESRVPEFLTATRLHLDAAHIGFEVDCDNGGRPLLREADRPHAGFLLGAMHTLPELKQPAPDAGRMADEFLSMLQRFAASGIQALAHPFRIFHRAKVETPERLFSPAVDLLREHGVAAEINCQGNTPPHRFFRMCLDAGVKFVLGSDAHSLAQIGELAPALRFLRELGCDANLDDVLIDPRGANRL
- a CDS encoding DEAD/DEAH box helicase → MDVDAFLDEVRSSPEYAGQIAYVREIVARPAEYGETRQPLHPRVRRMLEQRGIERLYSHQAQAVDLVRAGGDVLVVTGTASGKTLCYVLPVLEMLLDTPDARALMVFPTKALCQDQFKGLSSSLEGAGASNVSAGVYDGDTPGALRRKLRDKASIILTNPEMLHAGLMAQHARWAEFLSRLRFLVLDELHVYSGIFGSNMSNVLRRFQRLCAHYGSAPQIVACSATIGNPKELAEALTGRAFDVVDADGSPRGKRTYVFWNPPRIRATDWRSRRSANVEAHEVMARLIEHGVPTITFSKAKMTAEMIHRYVSETLREEAPHLAGKVTAYRGGYLPEERREIERRLFDGELLGVSTTRALELGIDVGALEASIIVGYPGTLASFFQQAGRAGRRDADALVVLVGLDTTVNQYVMSHPDYLFGRLIEQAVIDPDNPYVVLNHLRCATHELPLLDERSDAFGPHAGTVLGILEGNGKVKRIGEAWYHAASETPQHEVSLRTYSDANVLIEDVDTGGVLGQVDKYDAPPILHPEAIYMHRGETYRVLELDLERNIARVKREEVDYYTQAIGGTDVHHVDHCLRSKPFGTGTASWGEVTAYFRSELYEKIHFYSLDAISQHGLSLPTFALDTMALWLVPPEPLMEQVRAAGLDVHSGLRGIGYATRMLLPLFMTCDTLDFSHSIGAVNAPWNAIFVYERTPLGLGFTEKAYDRLHSIMPAVLDTVVHCPCEDGCPCCVGKPLRQYTTWNVERGEASVPSKQSSLLILKGLLHDGSNLDRPDTCALTDSDAGERVKLEQALKRRLERMREPTVFHPIEPKVPTAFPKPEDETTLSQTDAARRAERRRSFAKELRKRTAKHIPTDKLSPHASAAPLPPRMRLRSAKPPSHFPGGPEVREEKAAADSTPAEPIKAGDAIAARARRLKRRKPEH
- a CDS encoding class I SAM-dependent methyltransferase produces the protein MSRLTDLLHMPGRWLGQALTRRRIQTQVSRLRRDQSPFIQRLGDAFRQLLGGDLAPQEAEWFKRIETLRAELAASTRGMEVGDYGSRSPEEADHIEDEPAGAIKTRTVGETCRLASVTPARARLLFRLVRAVKPSTCLELGTSLGISAAYQAAALDVNGGGRLVTLEGAPVLVAVARENLDRLGLNSVTVVPGRFQDTLDDVLRRYAPIDFAFIDGHHDEKATVRYFEQIIPHCADPAVLLFDDTAWSPGMGRAWRTIASDPRVALPINVGVQGLTLLASTVPKRPMVHIPIL
- a CDS encoding DEAD/DEAH box helicase, which produces MEARTFLERVRRLNFYSDQVAHVKLLPERPAVYGALRDGLAPAVEAALRRQGIGLLYRHQADAIEHLRAGRNVVVVTGTASGKTLCYLVPVVERLIAEPSATMLFIYPTKALAQDQLRGLGAFQRPEEQRAFLAGTYDGDTPSTLRRKLRDAGNVILTNPDMLHQGILPHHARWNRFFTHLRTIVIDEVHAYRGVFGSHLANVLRRLRRICRHYGSTPQFVCCSATIGNPQAHAERIVGEPMTLVANDGSPRGPKHFVLWNPPPIETAARGQSESWRVGGDRRSPLWEAVHLMTALVKEGVQTIAFVRTRLAAEILFKNARDLLRPVSKKLSESIHAYRGGYLPEERRKIEHKLVSKEILGVASTNALELGIDIGTLDACIMVGYPGTIASLWQQTGRAGRGLEDAVTFLVGQNSPIDQYLMTHSDYLFAQNPEQAVVDPDNPHIVIGHIKCAMFELPLSDADAALFGPYTGVVLELLEEDEAARHIDGHWYWARSEYPAADVHLRNIAGPVYTIQDESEGERVIGTMDEISALSQLHDHAVYLHAAETYFVNQLDLEQKIVRVEKRDLDYYTQSVQVSQIRIDEVEEETAWRGAALGFGDVTVTTTIPMFKKIRFHSRDSLGFERLELPPQELETVAMWFSPPESVVELLKSQDLLVGEALIGIANVLVEVAPIYVMCDTRDIGTVVDASCLGRDALFLHDRYPGGMGYARRCLDAIDDLMRTILTVIRECGCEDGCPSCVGAAVPPFAMTDLDSAVRGRIPNKEAARVLLEALLEQ
- a CDS encoding ribonuclease H-like domain-containing protein; the encoded protein is MDSAKELRKRLAALNRAPLRPEEAAATAKEIIKDEIKRRSKASVRQEAGAKKASKTSAKKPAIRIGARKAPSTKKPVGGPPSAQPIIYRRDVPDAVVTPVRPRVVAGTPVELEKAVRGVVAAPVHGGTAYVTSAGVLTREGKPSPLNAAYRDALECRDTGVRTWIADLCELDEVRPADVIFFDLETTGLTSTPLFLIGAMSWENDGLAVRQFFARDYSEEAAIIALFLEWAASKRLLVSFNGKSFDLPYVRVRAAANGVPFALDLPHLDLLHVARRIWKYSLPNCRLQTLEVHVCGRVRHGDIPSWEIPEAYHAYVRTSNAVEMVEVLRHNLSDLVTLADLMVRLPHPPDPG